In Trifolium pratense cultivar HEN17-A07 linkage group LG7, ARS_RC_1.1, whole genome shotgun sequence, a genomic segment contains:
- the LOC123895791 gene encoding cation/H(+) antiporter 15-like: protein MDDAQKHIMRSQVSGCYTTGVSNGNDIWQSDSVLPFFLPSFAAQVAFMLFANRFLYYFLRPFNQPPLVAEILTGFLLSPEILGTTKFFSDLVPLKMAITGDTISYVGLVYYVFLAGLDMNLETIISARKKAISIAVAGTIIPMVIGGAIYALFQSMLTASPEYLSHYNAPKAYLFWTLIFSVTGFPIVTQILADLKLLYTGLGRVALTAAMINDFINWIMFSLLIPFEHEEKVIYSLLSTTAFIFVCFVVIRPYLVELIVRKTKQNEWDNYQLFFVVMGAYVCATVTDLLGTHPVVGALVYGIMLPRGKFTNMLIEKTEDFGAVYLAPLFFATCGMRLQIFSVIKDQGLVLVVMVLFLSFIPKILSTVVATRFFGMPALDGVAIGLLMNTKGVLPLIMLNIAWDKQILSVESSSVMMVSVLLMTAAAPLIINAVYKPRKLYKLNKLRTVQNLKVEAELRVLACVHNPRHATGFINILEACNAIQMSSLRIFALQLVEITGTTISLLAAHINTQSCSEALTKSEEDLENITLTFNEYEERNENTRVETLAAVSTYSTIHQDIHTVAQEKQATIILLPFHKDSNIESVLVTTNKAFQNINQNVMRDAPCSVGIFVDRGLGSLFKVNLRILVLFIGGPDDREALALAWRMSKHASIQLSVVRLYLFGQAAEVDSSPQEESRGLLSTVLDCEKQRELDDEYVNTFRLKAMHSKDSTTYSDKAVHSREDITQVLNELDKVGFDLYILGQGKGRNSSVFSELMKWTDCPELGVIGDMVASNNFGSCSSLLVVQQYGFGGMVFENTTHSQNPGQGTKNDHDDDDSESGDVFVRVEQ, encoded by the exons ATGGATGATGCACAAAAACATATCATGCGGTCTCAAGTTTCTGGATGTTACACAACTGGTGTGTCTAATGGCAATGATATATGGCAAAGTGATAGTGTTCTACCATTTTTTCTTCCTAGTTTTGCAGCTCAAGTTGCTTTCATGTTGTTCGCTAATCGATTTTTGTACTACTTTCTTAGACCCTTCAATCAACCTCCTCTTGTTGCTGAGATTTTG ACAGGTTTCTTGTTAAGTCCAGAAATACTTGGGACAACAAAGTTTTTCTCAGATTTGGTCCCTCTAAAAATGGCGATAACAGGTGATACGATATCATATGTTGGACTAGTTTACTATGTATTCCTTGCTGGCTTAGACATGAACTTGGAGACTATCATAAGTGCAAGAAAAAAGGCTATAAGCATTGCTGTTGCAGGCACTATAATTCCAATGGTAATAGGGGGTGCAATATATGCTTTATTTCAAAGCATGTTaacagcaagtcctgaatattTGTCACATTACAACGCACCGAAAGCTTATTTGTTTTGGACATTAATCTTTAGTGTCACTGGTTTTCCAATTGTTACTCAAATCCTAGCAGATTTGAAACTTCTCTATACTGGTTTAGGTAGAGTGGCTTTAACAGCAGCAATGATTAATGACTTCATCAATTGGATTATGTTTTCTTTGTTGATTCCTTTTGAACATGAAGAAAAGGTTATCTACTCATTGTTAAGTACAACAGCATTtatctttgtttgttttgtcGTGATTCGGCCTTATCTCGTTGAGTTAATTGTTcgaaaaacaaaacagaatgaATGGGACAATTATCAGTTGTTTTTTGTTGTGATGGGTGCATATGTTTGTGCAACTGTTACTGATCTTCTTGGAACACATCCTGTTGTTGGGGCTTTAGTGTATGGAATAATGCTTCCACGCGGTAAATTTACCAATATGTTGATAGAGAAGACAGAAGATTTTGGAGCTGTTTATCTTGCTCCACTCTTCTTTGCTACCTGTGGTATGAGACTTCAGATATTTTCTGTCATTAAAGATCAAGGTTTGGTCCTTGTGGTGATGGTTTTGTTCTTGTCATTTATCCCTAAGATTCTAAGCACTGTCGTAGCAACTCGATTCTTTGGTATGCCTGCTCTTGATGGTGTGGCTATTGGATTGCTTATGAACACAAAAGGCGTCTTACCTCTAATAATGCTCAACATTGCCTGGGATAAACAG atTTTGAGTGTGGAGTCCTCCTCAGTTATGATGGTATCTGTTCTTCTAATGACAGCGGCAGCACCTCTTATAATTAATGCCGTATACAAACCGAGAAAGCTATACAAGCTAAACAAGCTAAGGACAGTACAGAATTTAAAGGTTGAAGCAGAGCTAAGAGTTTTAGCTTGTGTTCACAACCCTCGTCATGCCACAGGATTCATCAACATTCTCGAAGCTTGTAACGCCATCCAAATGTCTTCTTTACGCATATTCGCTCTTCAACTAGTTGAAATAACAGGAACAACAATATCCCTTTTAGCAGCACACATCAACACACAAAGTTGTTCAGAAGCCCTCACAAAATCAGAAGAAGACTTAGAAAACATAACACTCACTTTCAATGAGTATGAAGAACGAAACGAAAACACTAGGGTTGAAACACTTGCTGCAGTTTCAACCTATTCAACTATTCATCAAGACATACACACTGTAGCACAGGAAAAGCAAGCAACAATAATTCTCCTTCCTTTTCACAAAGACTCAAATATTGAAAGTGTCCTAGTAACAACAAACAAAGCGTTTCAAAATATAAACCAAAATGTAATGAGAGATGCGCCGTGTTCTGTTGGAATCTTTGTTGATCGCGGTCTCGGTTCGTTGTTCAAAGTTAATTTACGTATACTCGTGCTTTTCATTGGTGGTCCTGATGATCGCGAAGCATTAGCATTGGCATGGAGGATGTCGAAGCATGCATCAATTCAACTATCTGTTGTGAGACTTTATTTGTTCGGACAAGCTGCAGAAGTTGATTCATCACCACAAGAAGAATCGAGAGGACTATTATCTACAGTGTTGGATTGTGAAAAGCAAAGAGAGCTCGATGATGAATATGTGAATACTTTTAGACTCAAAGCCATGCACAGTAAGGATTCTACAACTTATTCAGACAAAGCAGTTCATTCTCGCGAAGATATTACTCAAGTGTTGAATGAGTTGGACAAAGTTGGATTTGATTTGTACATTCTAGGACAAGGGAAAGGTAGAAATTCTTCGGTGTTCTCGGAATTAATGAAATGGACTGATTGTCCTGAACTTGGTGTTATAGGAGACATGGTGGCATCAAATAATTTTGGTTCATGTTCTTCATTACTTGTTGTACAACAGTATGGGTTTGGCGGGATGGTTTTCGAGAATACCACTCATTCTCAAAATCCTGGTCAAGGGACTAAAAatgatcatgatgatgatgatagtgaATCTGGGGATGTTTTTGTTAGGGTAGAACAATAG